The genomic interval GTAACTGGTTTGCTACCAGGTACACAGTTTCATATCAGATTTCATTGTGCATTTTAATGAACATAGCCAGCACAAATTATTCGCTTATATGTTTCTGGCATAAAAAAATAAATTTTAATTTTATAACATTTTTGATTCCAGGTCATCGAGGCTGAAATTCCCGCCTTTGAGCTGGGTTTTTAGCATTTTCTTGAAATTTCTGTTCTTTTTTATGCTTTTCATGTTTTTCTTCATGGCGTTATATTCTTTAAGCAACTGGCGTACGTTTTTCTCACCCTGGCCGGAGCCTGCGGCAATTCTTTTTATGCGTTTTGCATTCAATACATCCGGGTTTTCCAGTTCATAGAATGTCATTGAATCGAGTATCACACGGTAAAGCCTTAATTTCTCATCTGCCTGGTCCAGTTGCGATTCGTCAAGTTTGTTTCCTCCCGGCATTTTCCCAAGTGGGAGTGCTCCGAAGAATTTCTTAAGCAACCCTGGCTTGGCAAATTTTTCCCAGACATCATACATATCTTTTAAATCAAATTTTCCTGACATGAGTTTATCCAGTGAAGCTTCAGCTTCTTCTTCAGTTATGTTTGTTTCCTTAACTACTTCCATAAGGGCGTCTATATCGCCCATACCCAGTAGCCTTGACAAGAACTTTTTGGGATTAAATATCTGGATATCATCCATGTGTTCCCCGGTTCCAATAAAATATACCGGTGATTGTATATCCGCAACTGCGCTCAACGCACCGCCAGCCTTTCCAGTACCATCCATCTTTGTAATAATTACTCCATCTATATTTACAGCATCATGGAGGGTTTTTGCCTGCGGGCCAGCCTGCTGTCCAAGTGTTGCATCTATAACAAAAAGCACCGTATCAGGATTGATTTTTTCTTTAATTTCATGTACTTCATCTATTAATTCCTGATCCAGTGAATCCCTGCCGCTGGTATCGATAATTTTTATTTTGAAGTCTGCAAGTTCCTTTATGCCGTTTCGAACTATTTTAAGGGCGTTTTTTTCTCCCTTTTCACCGTAAAATCCACAGTTCACATCTCCGGAAATCTGCTGGAGTTGTTCAAATGCCCCCGGCCTGTGGACATCGGCAGCTATCAGCCCTGTGGATAAGCCTTTCTTCATAAAAAGTCTGGCAAGCTTTCCTGCTGTTGTTGTTTTACCATTTCCATACAAACCCACAAGCATAATTGTCTGGGGCTTAAGATCGAAATTTGAATCTGTGCCAAGTATTTTTAGAAGCTCTTCGTAGATAACACGTATAATATAATCCTGCGCTGTCATGCCTGCAGGGGGCTTTTCATTTAATGCCCTTTCCTGGACTGTATTGGTTAACTTTAAGACAAGTTTAACGTTCACATCGGCTTTTAATAAGGCTCTTTGAATTTCTTTTGTGACCTCTTTTATAGTATCCTTGTCAATAAAACTTGAACCAGATATTTTACGCATAATGCTCTTAAGTGACTCTGATAAATTGTCTAGAACCATAAGCAAACATCAAAATATATTATTTAATTTTTTGTAAAATTCTATAGAGAATATAATTCAATACTCTCTCCACCTATGCCCGCAGGACTCACATGTATAAAACTTTGTTTCAGGTTCATCTGCAGAACGTGTTTGCTTGAGGAGATAATAAGCTCCTGTATGATGGCATACAGGGCACACGGCATCGCTATCAAGTGGTTCCGCGTTTACTTCCTTGGCCACCATTATAATTTCTTTATCTGAACTCTTTGATATAATCTTCTGGTCAGCTGTTCCAGCTTTTGGAATTTCATTGCCACAACTGTTGCAGATATATTTATCCCTTGATGGTGTCATGAGTGCACCGCATTTAGAACAGAACATATGTACTCTATTTCAAAACGATATTTAAACATTGTTTGTTACTGGATTTCTATAGATAACCGCAGTATACATACTCTGATTATTTCCATATTCCTGTAACATTACAATTAGATTTAGATACCTTTAATAATAAATTTAACGATTCCTGATTATGACTACAGAGGAAATATTAAAAAAATACAGGGATATCGCTGTTGTAGGGATTTCCGATAAGCCTGATAGGGCAAGCTATCAGGTTTCAAAGTATCTTATGGAAAACGGATATAACATAATTCCTGTTAATCCGGCCCTGGAAAAATGGGAAGGAAAAAGAGTTTATAAGGATGTAAAGTCCATTGATGGAAACGTGGATGTTGTCGATATATTCCGCAAACCTGAATTTGTTGAAGAAATAGTGAAGGATTCAAAGGGAAAAGCAAGGGTAATATGGATGCAGGAGGGAATAGTAAATGAAGATGCAAAAAAACGTGCAATGGATATGGGAATGGAAGTTATAATGGATAAATGCATGAAGAAAGAACATGAAAAATTAAATAAATAATAGAAATACTGGATCAAGCTGGGATAGCCTAGCCCGGTAAGACGGTAGATTCGAAATCTACTGCTAGAAATAGCTCGGGAGTTCAAATCTCCCTCCCAGCGCTTTTAAAGTTCTAATAAATATATATACAGCATAATCATATTTAACTATGAAATCTAATATTGTTATAGCAGGTATTGGAAAGGGAATGGGAAGTTCTCTCGCATATTATCTAAAGGATGCAGGTTACAACGTTTTTCTAATATCCCGTGGAAGCAATGTAAAGGAAGTTGCAGGCAAAGCTGGATGCGAGTTTTATAATGCAGATTTGAATTCATATCCACAATGCGTGGAAGCCATTAAGGCAGCGGATCGAACAATGGGGGGCATAGATGCAGTTGTCAATGTTGCCGGAAATTATTATTCAAATCAAAGTATTGAAGAAACAGAGCCAGAAATGTTCATGGATGCAATTTTGAATAATGCAAGGACATTTTACAATATTGCCCGTGCAGCACTTCCTTTGCTTAAACGGCAAAAACATGGCTCCATAATAGGTTTCTCCGCTTCAGAAAATGTGTATTACAATTCAAATCCAGGATATGCATCAGGAAAGGGGGCAGTTTATTTCATGGTGAAAAGCCTTGCCAGGGAACTTATTAAATATAACATAAAAGTTAATGGAGTTGCTCCAGGATTCATAGGAAAGAATGATGATGAAATAAAATCAAATATAGAACTCGGAATAGCCAGGAGATATCCGCCAGATGATATTAACAGAACTGTAGAATTTCTGATCAACTCTGAAATGGTCACAGGAGAGATTATACCAGTAGCCGGGGGCCATGACATAAATTTGAATTCCGGCATATAAATGTATAATTACAGTACATGATTTAATAACGCAATATTTCATGTTAAATTATCCTACGCAGTGAATATATTTATTAAAATATTTTTGTGCATGCATACATTTATATTTTTATAACAAAGTTAATCTAAATTTTAGGTCTTTGTCTATAATTATTGCAGTTCCTTATTCTCTCAATTTTTTTACATTTTTAAGAACACGAAAACATACGATTCGGACATAAATTTTTTTTTTCTTAATGTTGTGTATACCGCTTAAATTACATCTATATTAGTGCCACGGGCAAGCACTGGAGTTGTGGACATATATTTACTCAACTGCGGGCTTATCCGTACTCGCGAGCTTTAATAGAATTTCCCTCTCTGTGATTGTGCCTGTACATTTTCCTGACCCGTCAACAATTGAGAGGATATTTACATTATTTTCCTTGAGAATTCTGACAGCGTCTGTTACCTCATCATTAACACTTATGTTGACAACTTTTTCAAGATGCATCTGATTTACTTTCCCACGATCGATGGCGTCTTTAGGGAGGAGAAGTATGTCGATTACATACAAAGTTCCAACAGGCTTCATGTTCCCATCAAGAACTATTGCATAGGGTATGTTTTTAGAAAGTAGTTTTTCCAGAGCAGCCCTTAATGGATCGTTAATTCCAACAATTACATCAAGTCCAGGGATTCTTGCGTCCATAACCTTTATGTTCATTAGATTTTCAGCAAGTATTTTTCCTTCTTTGCTTATATCCATCATATCATCCGATGTTTTCAATGTAATTGCTTTTACTTCGGACAATATAAATCCTACCACAATCCAGACCAGAAATAGTAATGTGTACCATGATACAGTAGAATATGCTGAATAGACAAGCACTATAGAGCTGATAATAGCTGCAACCAGGGCGAGTATTACCTCTTTAAAATCTTTTATGTAAGAGTATATGCCTTTTTGTGTACGTGATATCAGCCTTCTTCCACGCCTTAGCCCTATTCTGATAAGGGAGAAATTGGCACTGACGTGTATAAATAATCCCCCAAGGGCAGATATTGTTCCAAGTAATATAAAAGCGGTTTCTACTGTTATGTAATGCATAATAAGCAATGGAAGTGCAACCATTATAGCGCTCACTGCGAAACTGGCAACAATAGGATTGTCTTTTACTTTTTTTGCGAAAATAGAGGGGAAAGATTTATCATATCCCATTCTGAAAAATGTACGGGATGCGGCAGACCCGAATGAAAGTATAGCTAATATAGCATCGTTGATTGTTGCTATCCCTGCCGCATAGTAGAGGTATATTCCGTATTTCCCAAAATTGTGCAGAATAATGCCTATAACAGGCAATTTATCACTGGTTGGAATAGCGATATTAGTCTGCAGAATGAGATTGGCAAATGCATAGATCATCAATGTTGCCAGGGTGCCACCGATTAGTATAACAGATATAACGCTACGCCCTACAACTTTCTTCGGATTGGACACCTCGCCTGATACCGGTGCTATGGAACCATACCCTGTAGGAATTCCCATGGCAAATAATATCCCGAGGGCAAAATCGCCACCGCTGATGTGGTATACGGCTGGATTTGGAATGTATGCAGCACCCTTTGTCACTACAAATGATATTACTACTATAGCCAGCATGAGAGATATTTCAATTGCTACGGCATAGAGTGCATATCTGGAAGAAAGCTTTATTCCTACAATAAGGAATGTAATAGAGGGAATTATTATGAGAAGAAAGGCATAATACTCTGAAATGCCCAGTACGGTGACAATTATAAATATTGCACCGGTAAGATAAGCAAGGGCATAAAGGATCGAATAGAAGATGTACATCCACCCTGTATCAAACCCTATTCTTGCAGATAATGCCTGAAAAGCGTATGTGTAATATCCACCAGATGACGAAAATCTTTTGGATAATTGTGTTACAACGAGCCCGTTTACAAGCACCAGGAGCATACCAATGACCATAACTATTGGAGCGTCAAATCCTGCAAGTGTTATTGCAAAAGCTGCGTATGTGAGTATACTTAAAAGTGGAGACATGCCGCCGAATGAAAGGAAGAAAACATCCTTGAAAGTTAAGTGCCTTGTAAGTTCACCGTTTTGCGGTGACGTTTCTGTCATCCGTTCATAAGTATATCAATGTTATAAAAGTTTATCTTTTACAGAAATAAAATTCATTAATAAAATTAAAGTTTTAAAATATCTTTTATAGTAGCCTTAAGGAACTCG from Ferroplasma acidiphilum carries:
- a CDS encoding signal recognition particle protein Srp54, which codes for MVLDNLSESLKSIMRKISGSSFIDKDTIKEVTKEIQRALLKADVNVKLVLKLTNTVQERALNEKPPAGMTAQDYIIRVIYEELLKILGTDSNFDLKPQTIMLVGLYGNGKTTTAGKLARLFMKKGLSTGLIAADVHRPGAFEQLQQISGDVNCGFYGEKGEKNALKIVRNGIKELADFKIKIIDTSGRDSLDQELIDEVHEIKEKINPDTVLFVIDATLGQQAGPQAKTLHDAVNIDGVIITKMDGTGKAGGALSAVADIQSPVYFIGTGEHMDDIQIFNPKKFLSRLLGMGDIDALMEVVKETNITEEEAEASLDKLMSGKFDLKDMYDVWEKFAKPGLLKKFFGALPLGKMPGGNKLDESQLDQADEKLRLYRVILDSMTFYELENPDVLNAKRIKRIAAGSGQGEKNVRQLLKEYNAMKKNMKSIKKNRNFKKMLKTQLKGGNFSLDDLESKML
- a CDS encoding transcription factor S; translated protein: MFCSKCGALMTPSRDKYICNSCGNEIPKAGTADQKIISKSSDKEIIMVAKEVNAEPLDSDAVCPVCHHTGAYYLLKQTRSADEPETKFYTCESCGHRWREY
- a CDS encoding CoA-binding protein; translation: MTTEEILKKYRDIAVVGISDKPDRASYQVSKYLMENGYNIIPVNPALEKWEGKRVYKDVKSIDGNVDVVDIFRKPEFVEEIVKDSKGKARVIWMQEGIVNEDAKKRAMDMGMEVIMDKCMKKEHEKLNK
- a CDS encoding SDR family NAD(P)-dependent oxidoreductase encodes the protein MKSNIVIAGIGKGMGSSLAYYLKDAGYNVFLISRGSNVKEVAGKAGCEFYNADLNSYPQCVEAIKAADRTMGGIDAVVNVAGNYYSNQSIEETEPEMFMDAILNNARTFYNIARAALPLLKRQKHGSIIGFSASENVYYNSNPGYASGKGAVYFMVKSLARELIKYNIKVNGVAPGFIGKNDDEIKSNIELGIARRYPPDDINRTVEFLINSEMVTGEIIPVAGGHDINLNSGI
- a CDS encoding amino acid permease, with product MTETSPQNGELTRHLTFKDVFFLSFGGMSPLLSILTYAAFAITLAGFDAPIVMVIGMLLVLVNGLVVTQLSKRFSSSGGYYTYAFQALSARIGFDTGWMYIFYSILYALAYLTGAIFIIVTVLGISEYYAFLLIIIPSITFLIVGIKLSSRYALYAVAIEISLMLAIVVISFVVTKGAAYIPNPAVYHISGGDFALGILFAMGIPTGYGSIAPVSGEVSNPKKVVGRSVISVILIGGTLATLMIYAFANLILQTNIAIPTSDKLPVIGIILHNFGKYGIYLYYAAGIATINDAILAILSFGSAASRTFFRMGYDKSFPSIFAKKVKDNPIVASFAVSAIMVALPLLIMHYITVETAFILLGTISALGGLFIHVSANFSLIRIGLRRGRRLISRTQKGIYSYIKDFKEVILALVAAIISSIVLVYSAYSTVSWYTLLFLVWIVVGFILSEVKAITLKTSDDMMDISKEGKILAENLMNIKVMDARIPGLDVIVGINDPLRAALEKLLSKNIPYAIVLDGNMKPVGTLYVIDILLLPKDAIDRGKVNQMHLEKVVNISVNDEVTDAVRILKENNVNILSIVDGSGKCTGTITEREILLKLASTDKPAVE